The following proteins come from a genomic window of Thermoanaerobaculia bacterium:
- a CDS encoding asparaginase yields MRIRILITGGTFDKEYDELTGALFFSDTHLPEMLRLGRSKLEVTVETVCMMDSLEMDAVHRAQVLEACRDSPEGRILVTHGTDTMVETAAVLAHGLAVAEKTVVLTGAMVPFAFGSSDGLFNLGSALSFVQVLPPGVYVAMNGRCFPWHNVRKNKAEGVFEEIR; encoded by the coding sequence ATGAGGATCCGTATCCTGATCACCGGTGGCACTTTCGACAAGGAGTACGACGAGCTCACCGGCGCGCTCTTCTTCAGCGACACCCATCTGCCGGAGATGCTCCGTCTCGGCCGCTCGAAGCTCGAGGTCACGGTGGAGACGGTCTGCATGATGGACAGCCTCGAGATGGACGCCGTCCATCGCGCCCAGGTCCTCGAGGCTTGCAGAGACTCGCCCGAAGGTCGCATCCTGGTCACCCACGGCACCGACACCATGGTCGAGACCGCGGCCGTCCTCGCCCACGGCCTCGCCGTCGCCGAGAAGACCGTCGTCCTCACCGGAGCGATGGTCCCGTTCGCCTTCGGCAGCTCCGACGGTCTGTTCAACCTCGGCAGCGCCCTCTCCTTCGTTCAGGTCCTTCCTCCCGGCGTCTACGTCGCCATGAATGGCCGCTGCTTCCCCTGGCACAACGTGCGCAAGAACAAGGCCGAAGGCGTCTTCGAGGAGATCCGGTGA
- a CDS encoding TonB family protein, whose translation MDLALRDDLTGAWNRRYLRRLLDEDWVELVATQGTVTLLVLDLDFFKEINDAHGHLAGDDVLHRASDRLRESFRAEDRLIRYGGDEFVVVLFGAGAEEARVLAERARSALSTVEITSPESGEQLVLPLSFSMGVASFPVDGATGEEVLAVADRRLYEEKRSRRAPAAAADRGRRRLLLASGLAVAVLAIAGWVEWRRLRASPPPPPDVLAPVSSDTVPLAEIVVRDEEELVRLRDEVRRLQAELAGARPADDRGLYEARIRELEARLTEAGDPRPVAGSAGLDPGAAAGTVGPGENGTGMEIGERRVREGLELLPPPEAASAPGGGSRPAGGTGATGATGSSGASGGPAGTGGVRGLPQIEPPQLLRAIRPDYPRVARARRRMATVELKVQVDATGRVLSVEPVGPPAGFGFDESAREAALSAQFRPGRRDGVAVEMETRLAIRFLLEGPPR comes from the coding sequence GTGGATCTCGCCCTGCGCGACGATCTCACCGGTGCCTGGAACCGGCGCTATCTGCGCCGTCTGCTGGACGAGGACTGGGTGGAGCTCGTTGCGACCCAGGGGACGGTCACCCTCCTCGTGCTGGACCTCGATTTCTTCAAGGAGATCAATGACGCCCACGGCCACCTGGCCGGCGACGACGTCCTGCATCGCGCCTCCGACCGGCTGCGCGAGAGCTTTCGGGCCGAAGACCGCCTGATCCGCTACGGCGGTGACGAGTTCGTCGTCGTGCTCTTCGGCGCCGGCGCCGAAGAGGCCCGCGTCCTGGCAGAGCGTGCACGCTCCGCCCTCTCCACGGTCGAGATCACCTCGCCGGAGAGCGGTGAGCAGCTCGTTCTGCCTTTGTCGTTCAGCATGGGTGTCGCGAGCTTTCCGGTCGACGGCGCCACCGGCGAAGAGGTCCTGGCGGTGGCGGACCGCCGGCTCTACGAAGAAAAGCGCTCCCGGCGGGCACCGGCGGCGGCTGCCGACCGCGGGCGCCGCAGGCTGCTCCTCGCCTCCGGCCTGGCGGTCGCCGTGCTCGCCATCGCCGGCTGGGTGGAGTGGCGCCGCCTCCGCGCGTCGCCGCCGCCGCCGCCGGACGTGCTCGCTCCGGTATCCTCGGATACGGTCCCGCTGGCGGAGATCGTCGTCCGCGACGAGGAGGAGCTGGTTCGTCTGCGCGACGAGGTGCGGCGCCTGCAGGCCGAGCTCGCAGGGGCCCGTCCGGCCGACGACCGCGGGCTCTACGAGGCGCGCATCCGGGAGCTCGAAGCCCGACTGACCGAGGCCGGCGACCCTCGCCCGGTCGCCGGCTCCGCGGGGCTCGACCCGGGAGCAGCCGCCGGGACGGTCGGGCCGGGGGAGAACGGCACCGGGATGGAGATCGGCGAGCGCAGAGTACGCGAGGGGCTCGAGCTCCTGCCGCCGCCGGAAGCGGCGTCGGCGCCCGGCGGCGGAAGCCGGCCGGCCGGGGGCACTGGAGCGACGGGAGCGACCGGATCGAGTGGAGCCAGCGGCGGCCCCGCAGGCACCGGCGGCGTTCGCGGCCTGCCGCAGATCGAACCGCCGCAGCTCCTGCGGGCGATCCGGCCCGACTATCCGCGGGTCGCGCGCGCCCGTCGCCGGATGGCGACGGTGGAGCTCAAGGTGCAGGTGGATGCGACAGGCCGGGTGCTTTCGGTCGAACCGGTCGGACCTCCGGCCGGCTTCGGCTTCGACGAATCGGCGCGCGAGGCCGCGCTGTCGGCCCAGTTCCGTCCCGGGCGGCGCGACGGCGTGGCGGTCGAAATGGAGACGCGCCTGGCGATCCGCTTCCTGCTCGAGGGCCCGCCGCGCTGA
- a CDS encoding RluA family pseudouridine synthase, which yields MSAERNRRERQEPAAAAGRAPAPAGKAAERYPARFARRLQELHPELTFTRAKRVIEGGQVSVDGKQLFDPGAYVAPEAELVWDPHRKIERQVEGPKVELLHSDSDVVVAVKPAGLLTQPTNDREKDTLLSRVSQAMARKAGGRTYVAVVHRLDKDSSGLVAFATSKRGLQALQKQLEDHSMGRTYEALVEGNVVGENGTFREDLVGDGTHRRRWVARPNERGKPAVTHWEVVQRYGVATHVRVRLETGRTHQIRIHFAAAGHPVVGERVYRKRTLGEPPVKTQRQALHAAELVFAHPATGLRMRFEAPLPDDFRALVAELRKRRSKP from the coding sequence GTGAGCGCGGAACGCAATCGCAGGGAACGGCAGGAGCCGGCAGCCGCCGCAGGGCGGGCCCCCGCGCCGGCAGGGAAGGCGGCCGAGCGCTATCCAGCGCGGTTTGCGCGGCGGTTGCAGGAGCTCCATCCGGAGCTCACGTTCACGCGCGCCAAGCGGGTGATCGAGGGCGGGCAGGTGTCGGTCGACGGCAAGCAGCTCTTCGATCCGGGGGCCTATGTGGCGCCGGAGGCGGAGCTGGTCTGGGATCCCCACCGGAAGATCGAGCGTCAGGTCGAGGGGCCGAAGGTGGAGCTCCTGCATTCCGACTCCGACGTCGTCGTGGCGGTGAAACCGGCGGGTCTGCTCACCCAACCGACCAACGACCGCGAGAAGGACACGCTTCTTTCGCGCGTCTCGCAGGCGATGGCGCGCAAAGCCGGCGGGCGCACCTACGTCGCGGTGGTGCACCGGCTCGACAAGGACAGCTCCGGGCTGGTCGCGTTCGCCACCAGCAAGCGCGGCCTTCAGGCGCTCCAGAAACAACTCGAAGACCACAGCATGGGGCGCACCTACGAGGCGCTGGTCGAGGGGAATGTCGTGGGCGAAAACGGCACCTTTCGCGAAGATCTGGTGGGCGATGGCACGCATCGCCGGCGATGGGTGGCGCGCCCGAACGAGCGCGGCAAGCCGGCGGTGACCCACTGGGAAGTGGTGCAGCGCTACGGCGTCGCGACCCATGTCCGGGTGCGGCTCGAGACCGGGCGCACCCACCAGATTCGCATCCACTTCGCGGCGGCGGGGCACCCGGTCGTGGGCGAGCGCGTCTACCGCAAGCGCACCCTCGGCGAGCCGCCGGTGAAGACGCAACGCCAGGCGCTGCATGCCGCAGAGCTCGTCTTCGCCCATCCCGCGACCGGACTCCGCATGCGCTTCGAGGCGCCCTTGCCCGACGACTTCCGCGCCCTCGTCGCCGAGCTGCGCAAGCGGCGGTCGAAGCCGTGA
- a CDS encoding SPFH domain-containing protein: MGLMDNIKKQLGSQFIEIIEWLDDTTDSLVWRFPVYNQEIKMGAQLIVRENQVALFVNEGKAADLFTPGRYEIQTQNVPILTTLRGWKYGFQSPFKAEVYFFNTRLFTDLKWGTTNPVMMRDAEFGMIRLRAFGTYAMRIADARVFFQNIVGTRGLTTTDEVTGQLRSTILSRLSDAIAEAKIAALDLAAHYDELSVAGRGVLSPEFAGFGLELSRFFIENISLPEEVEKAIDQRSKLGVLGDRMHQYTQMQAAEAIGAAAANPGGLAGAGVGLGAGVAMGQMMSQAMGQGVQGAGAPAAPPPQGAQGASAPPPPVATARWSLTVDGKTYGPYTDEALQGMVAAGQVLLSTLAWSPGAAGWAPLASYPGFAAGAAAPPPPPPAAPKS; encoded by the coding sequence ATGGGTCTGATGGACAACATCAAGAAGCAGCTCGGGTCGCAGTTCATCGAGATCATCGAGTGGCTCGACGACACGACCGATTCCCTGGTCTGGCGCTTCCCGGTCTACAACCAGGAGATCAAGATGGGCGCCCAGCTCATCGTGCGCGAGAACCAGGTCGCCCTGTTCGTCAACGAGGGCAAGGCGGCCGACCTCTTTACGCCCGGGCGCTACGAGATCCAGACCCAGAACGTGCCGATCCTGACCACCCTGCGCGGCTGGAAGTACGGTTTCCAGAGCCCGTTCAAGGCCGAGGTCTACTTCTTCAACACCCGCCTCTTCACCGATTTGAAGTGGGGCACGACCAACCCGGTGATGATGCGGGACGCCGAGTTCGGCATGATCCGGTTGCGGGCCTTCGGCACCTATGCCATGCGCATCGCCGACGCCCGGGTCTTCTTCCAGAACATCGTCGGGACGCGCGGCCTGACCACGACCGACGAAGTCACCGGGCAGCTCCGTTCGACCATCCTGTCGCGGCTCTCGGACGCCATCGCCGAGGCGAAGATCGCAGCGCTCGACCTCGCGGCGCACTACGACGAGCTCTCGGTCGCCGGCCGCGGCGTCCTCTCCCCCGAGTTCGCCGGCTTCGGTCTCGAGCTCTCGCGCTTCTTCATCGAGAACATCTCGCTGCCCGAGGAGGTCGAGAAGGCGATCGACCAGCGCTCGAAGCTGGGCGTCCTCGGCGACAGGATGCATCAGTACACCCAGATGCAGGCGGCCGAGGCGATCGGCGCCGCGGCGGCGAATCCCGGCGGCCTCGCCGGTGCCGGCGTCGGCCTCGGCGCCGGCGTCGCCATGGGGCAGATGATGAGCCAGGCGATGGGACAGGGGGTCCAGGGGGCCGGCGCTCCCGCCGCCCCGCCGCCGCAAGGCGCGCAGGGCGCGAGCGCTCCGCCGCCGCCGGTCGCCACCGCACGCTGGTCGCTCACCGTCGACGGCAAGACCTACGGTCCCTACACGGACGAAGCCCTGCAGGGAATGGTCGCTGCCGGCCAGGTCCTGCTCTCGACCCTCGCCTGGAGCCCCGGCGCCGCCGGTTGGGCGCCGCTCGCGAGCTATCCTGGCTTCGCCGCCGGAGCTGCGGCACCGCCGCCGCCACCGCCCGCCGCTCCCAAGAGCTGA
- a CDS encoding SpoIIE family protein phosphatase codes for MRFRFRLALVFLLLSAVPLTVLALYSFTTSSRALRQAAEAEAKLMARDLEQRVEGVSTEIDRSVKALARLPAAYWLRSENGTSDGKLDAQVFAGLAQALPFIEDFRFVPRGAAAGAARGAAEPRKTQVAVQPLSPQEVRQLDEERLRQAEEARRRGDEQLRLAEKSVTASLLHLPAGLPEADRKRIQEELEQVRAEIGRSFASRRENPGVPPAPPLPPTAPVPAPAPVAEVAGAAQVAPVAPVAAPAPVASPNAAPMPLADGVSCPVTDDGQVVGEIQGRLKAKEILRSVLGQTHREQGEVPFAIDSENKLYVATGADGEILRKLPSVGALRGEASVAAAEKGTADDWVVVARRDPVSGLRFGIARPISQAMKELRRATAWNFVAGFFLVGIATIGMIPLTSGMVKSVQQLEAGAARIAGGDLQTRVPVRSRDEFGRLAGSFNHMAEQLAEHQARLIEQERLGKEREIERRLLEAENGRKSQELEEARLFQLSLLPRQLPQYQGIELAVAMSTATEVGGDYYDFRTGANGDLLLAIGDATGHGAAAGTMVTVVKSLFLAAGDDASPAGFLRRATGMVHGMGLSRMAMALAVARLAGRALTISSAGMPPALHFRAATGEVDEIALAGMPLGARNDFPYSERRLEIAPGDVVLLMSDGFPELPNPTGEPLGYERARAHFAVAASRGTSGEGAGAGGIVAALEQAAANWSGADAGPDAAPAPSDDVTFLVLRAT; via the coding sequence GTGAGATTCCGATTCCGCCTCGCCCTGGTCTTCCTCCTGCTGTCGGCCGTCCCGCTGACGGTCCTGGCGCTGTACTCCTTCACCACCTCGAGCCGCGCCCTGCGCCAGGCCGCCGAGGCGGAGGCGAAACTCATGGCGCGCGACCTCGAACAGCGGGTCGAGGGAGTCTCGACGGAGATCGACCGCAGCGTGAAAGCGCTGGCGCGTCTGCCCGCCGCCTACTGGTTGCGCTCGGAGAACGGCACCTCCGACGGCAAGCTCGACGCCCAGGTCTTCGCCGGCCTCGCCCAGGCGTTGCCGTTCATCGAGGACTTCCGCTTCGTACCCAGGGGCGCCGCCGCTGGCGCCGCGCGCGGCGCCGCTGAGCCCCGCAAGACGCAGGTCGCTGTCCAGCCACTTTCGCCGCAGGAGGTGCGGCAACTCGACGAGGAGCGGCTCCGCCAGGCTGAAGAGGCGCGGCGGCGCGGCGACGAGCAGCTCCGCCTGGCCGAGAAGAGCGTCACGGCGTCCCTGCTCCATCTTCCGGCGGGCCTGCCGGAGGCCGACCGCAAACGAATCCAGGAGGAGCTCGAGCAGGTGCGCGCCGAGATCGGGCGCAGTTTCGCGTCCCGCCGCGAGAACCCTGGCGTGCCGCCGGCCCCCCCGCTGCCGCCGACCGCGCCGGTCCCGGCACCGGCTCCGGTCGCAGAAGTCGCAGGTGCGGCTCAGGTGGCTCCGGTCGCCCCGGTGGCGGCACCGGCGCCTGTTGCCTCGCCGAACGCCGCACCCATGCCGCTCGCGGACGGCGTCTCCTGCCCGGTGACCGACGACGGCCAGGTCGTCGGCGAGATCCAGGGGCGGCTCAAGGCCAAGGAGATTCTGCGCTCGGTGCTCGGGCAGACGCATCGCGAGCAGGGCGAGGTCCCGTTCGCGATCGACAGCGAGAACAAGCTCTACGTCGCGACCGGTGCCGACGGCGAAATCCTGCGCAAGCTCCCCTCGGTGGGCGCGTTGCGCGGCGAGGCGAGCGTCGCAGCGGCCGAGAAAGGGACGGCCGACGACTGGGTCGTGGTCGCCCGCCGCGACCCGGTCTCGGGTCTGCGCTTCGGCATTGCGCGGCCGATCTCGCAGGCGATGAAGGAGCTGCGCCGGGCGACGGCGTGGAACTTCGTGGCCGGGTTCTTCCTGGTCGGCATCGCGACCATCGGCATGATTCCACTCACCAGCGGGATGGTGAAGAGCGTGCAGCAACTGGAGGCGGGAGCGGCGAGGATCGCCGGCGGCGATCTTCAGACGCGCGTGCCGGTGCGTTCGCGCGACGAGTTCGGACGGCTCGCCGGGAGCTTCAATCACATGGCTGAGCAGCTCGCGGAGCATCAGGCGCGCCTGATCGAGCAGGAGCGCCTGGGGAAGGAGCGCGAGATCGAACGGCGCCTGCTCGAAGCCGAGAACGGGCGCAAGAGTCAGGAGCTCGAAGAGGCCCGGCTCTTCCAGTTGTCGTTGCTGCCGCGCCAGCTTCCGCAGTACCAGGGCATCGAGCTCGCGGTCGCGATGTCGACCGCGACCGAAGTGGGCGGCGACTACTACGACTTCCGTACCGGCGCGAACGGCGACCTGCTGCTGGCGATCGGCGACGCGACCGGCCACGGCGCGGCCGCGGGGACGATGGTCACCGTGGTCAAGAGCCTCTTCCTGGCGGCCGGCGACGACGCCTCCCCGGCCGGGTTCCTGCGTCGCGCCACGGGCATGGTCCACGGCATGGGACTGTCACGCATGGCAATGGCGCTCGCGGTCGCGAGGCTTGCGGGCCGCGCGCTCACGATCTCCTCCGCTGGCATGCCGCCGGCGCTGCACTTTCGCGCCGCGACCGGCGAGGTCGATGAGATCGCGCTTGCCGGCATGCCGCTCGGGGCCCGCAACGACTTTCCGTACTCTGAGCGCCGGCTCGAGATCGCTCCCGGGGACGTCGTCCTGCTGATGAGCGACGGCTTTCCCGAGCTGCCCAATCCGACCGGCGAGCCGCTCGGTTACGAGCGCGCGCGAGCGCATTTCGCCGTCGCGGCATCGCGGGGTACCTCCGGCGAAGGAGCGGGCGCCGGCGGCATCGTCGCGGCTCTCGAGCAGGCCGCCGCCAACTGGTCGGGGGCCGACGCCGGCCCCGACGCCGCACCGGCCCCGTCGGATGACGTCACCTTCCTCGTTCTGCGCGCCACCTGA
- a CDS encoding dimethylargininase: protein MLAITRAVPVSLARCELTHLERVPIDVARAARQHEHYEAALAALGVEVVRLPATDELPDSVFVEDAAVVVDEVAVLARPGAPSRRAEVPSVAAALAPYRDLLAIAAPGTLDGGDVLRIGRQLFVGLSARTNAAGVAQLAAHLAPHGYRVEGIELSGCLHLKSAVTAIDAATIVLNPDWIDARRLGARRTIEVAPGEPMAANVLAIGSTVLVNASAPRTAERIAAAGFDVVLVDQSELAKAESGLTCCSLILA, encoded by the coding sequence ATGCTGGCGATCACGCGCGCCGTCCCGGTTTCTCTCGCCCGCTGCGAGCTCACCCATCTCGAGCGCGTGCCGATCGACGTGGCGCGCGCCGCCCGCCAGCACGAACACTACGAGGCGGCGCTCGCGGCGCTGGGGGTGGAGGTCGTCCGCCTGCCCGCCACCGACGAGCTTCCCGACTCGGTGTTCGTGGAGGACGCGGCGGTCGTCGTCGATGAGGTGGCGGTGCTCGCGCGCCCGGGAGCTCCGTCGCGGCGGGCGGAGGTGCCGAGTGTCGCGGCGGCGCTCGCGCCCTATCGCGATCTTCTGGCCATCGCGGCACCGGGCACGCTCGACGGCGGCGACGTCCTGCGTATCGGCCGGCAGCTCTTCGTCGGTCTCTCGGCGCGCACCAACGCGGCGGGCGTCGCCCAGCTCGCGGCTCACCTCGCGCCGCACGGCTACCGGGTGGAGGGGATCGAGCTCAGCGGCTGCCTGCACCTGAAGAGCGCCGTCACGGCCATCGATGCCGCAACGATCGTTCTCAACCCTGACTGGATCGACGCTCGCCGGCTCGGCGCCCGGCGGACGATCGAGGTCGCTCCGGGCGAGCCGATGGCCGCGAACGTCCTGGCGATCGGCAGTACCGTCCTGGTCAACGCCTCCGCGCCCCGCACCGCCGAGCGCATCGCCGCGGCGGGCTTCGACGTCGTCCTCGTCGACCAGTCCGAGCTCGCCAAGGCCGAGTCCGGTCTCACCTGCTGCAGCCTGATTCTCGCCTGA
- a CDS encoding S9 family peptidase, producing MFLRRHLPALSTCFALALPALHPAAPAAATNALAAATAVSSGAAPGAAGEAAGGASGPALDIAAIMARDWIGTPPEEPYWADDGKSIFYRQRRPGSEIVDLHRVDIASGRSEHIAPAELGKVDAPDGVWSRDRKLAAFIREGDLFVKEAGRKTPRQLTRTAEIESAPLVLATGRAVAFRRGDAFHAIDLESGLDSTLADLRTTKDPDAPPTPAVPSDAAGFLAGQQLRLFEVLAERKARKEELVAETRARRTADPTRAPPPFYLGEKRAILRADLSPSGGHLLVALGPERPEPTGDSSSRGGGKEDSMPVFVTESGYVDVKKIRPKVGTGSPESPTLLLLDLTRQTQVELDLSVLPGLADDPLAELRQAASAAQAAASARPEPAPAPAPTPSVAPAPRPVQLAEVVWSEDGSRVALQFFSEDNKDRWLAVVSPGAASSPPLTPLHHESDPAWLGWRFTEFGWMKDGRELWYLSEDSGFSHLYVQAAGAARRALTQGPFEVDRPRLARDGRSFFVSANREGAGIYEAYRVRVDTPGLERLTSANGMTYALPSPDEKQLLLTSSWATRPPELFVQAARAGAAAKKLTSTTTPAFSAVAWSAPEIVRIPSTHFAGNLQARVYTPPGRAPDTRSPAVVFIHGAGYLQNAHEGWSDYSREFMFHTLLARAGYVVLDLDYRASSGYGRDFRTAIYRQMGEPELEDLADGVAWLVEQRGVDAGRVGTYGGSYGGFLTMMALFKRPELFAAGAALRPVTDWAHYNQGYTSAILNTPEVDPEAYRRSSPIEFAAGLAKPLLICHGMVDDNVAFQDTVRLVQRLIELGKTDLFETAIYPLEPHAFKEPTSWVDEYKRIFELFETHLK from the coding sequence ATGTTCCTACGTCGCCACTTGCCAGCGCTTTCCACCTGCTTCGCCCTCGCGCTGCCGGCGCTCCACCCAGCCGCACCGGCAGCCGCCACCAACGCCCTCGCCGCCGCCACCGCGGTCTCGTCGGGAGCCGCGCCGGGAGCGGCGGGGGAAGCCGCGGGGGGAGCCTCTGGGCCCGCGCTCGACATCGCGGCCATCATGGCGCGCGACTGGATCGGGACGCCGCCGGAGGAGCCCTACTGGGCGGACGACGGCAAGTCCATCTTCTATCGCCAGCGACGCCCCGGCAGCGAGATTGTGGATCTCCATCGCGTCGACATCGCGAGCGGCCGGAGCGAGCACATCGCCCCTGCGGAGCTCGGCAAAGTCGATGCTCCCGACGGTGTCTGGTCGCGCGACCGCAAGCTCGCGGCCTTCATCCGAGAAGGCGATCTCTTCGTCAAGGAGGCCGGCCGCAAGACCCCCCGCCAGCTCACCCGCACCGCCGAGATCGAAAGCGCTCCGCTCGTCCTCGCGACGGGCAGGGCCGTCGCCTTCCGGCGCGGCGACGCCTTTCACGCCATCGACCTCGAAAGCGGCCTCGACTCGACCCTCGCCGACCTGCGCACCACGAAAGACCCGGACGCACCGCCCACGCCGGCCGTGCCATCCGACGCCGCGGGCTTCCTTGCCGGACAGCAGTTGCGCCTGTTCGAGGTTCTCGCCGAGCGCAAGGCCCGTAAGGAGGAGCTGGTGGCCGAGACTCGCGCCCGGCGTACCGCGGATCCGACACGCGCACCGCCGCCGTTCTATCTCGGCGAGAAGCGCGCGATCCTGCGCGCCGACCTCTCCCCCTCGGGAGGCCACCTGCTCGTTGCCCTCGGCCCGGAGCGACCGGAGCCGACGGGCGATTCGTCGAGCCGAGGGGGGGGCAAGGAAGACTCGATGCCGGTCTTCGTCACCGAATCCGGCTACGTCGATGTGAAGAAGATCCGCCCCAAGGTCGGGACCGGCTCACCCGAATCGCCGACCCTGCTGCTGCTCGACCTCACCCGTCAGACGCAGGTCGAGCTCGACCTCTCCGTCCTGCCAGGCCTCGCCGACGATCCGCTGGCCGAGCTGCGTCAGGCGGCCAGCGCCGCCCAGGCAGCGGCATCGGCCCGACCGGAGCCAGCGCCTGCCCCGGCGCCGACGCCTTCGGTTGCGCCTGCGCCCCGGCCGGTTCAGCTCGCCGAAGTCGTCTGGAGCGAGGACGGGAGCCGCGTCGCACTCCAGTTCTTCTCCGAGGACAACAAGGACCGTTGGCTGGCGGTCGTCTCTCCCGGCGCAGCGTCCTCGCCGCCCCTCACGCCTCTCCACCACGAGAGCGACCCTGCCTGGCTCGGCTGGCGCTTCACCGAGTTCGGCTGGATGAAGGACGGCCGCGAGCTCTGGTACCTGTCCGAGGATTCGGGCTTCTCGCATCTCTACGTGCAGGCCGCAGGCGCTGCGAGGCGTGCTCTCACCCAGGGTCCGTTCGAAGTCGACCGGCCGCGGCTCGCGCGCGACGGACGCAGCTTCTTCGTCTCCGCGAACCGCGAAGGCGCCGGCATCTACGAGGCCTACCGCGTGCGCGTCGATACCCCGGGGCTCGAACGCCTGACCTCTGCCAACGGCATGACCTATGCGCTGCCTTCGCCGGACGAAAAACAGCTCCTGCTCACCAGCTCCTGGGCGACGCGACCGCCGGAGCTCTTCGTCCAGGCGGCGCGCGCCGGCGCCGCTGCGAAGAAGCTGACCTCGACGACCACGCCGGCCTTCTCCGCCGTCGCCTGGAGCGCTCCCGAGATCGTCCGCATCCCCTCGACGCATTTCGCCGGCAATCTCCAGGCGCGCGTCTACACGCCGCCCGGACGAGCTCCCGACACCCGGTCGCCCGCGGTCGTCTTCATCCATGGCGCGGGCTACCTGCAGAACGCCCACGAGGGCTGGTCGGACTACTCCCGGGAGTTCATGTTTCACACCCTGCTCGCGCGCGCCGGCTACGTCGTGCTCGACCTCGACTACCGCGCCTCGTCGGGCTACGGACGCGACTTCCGCACCGCAATCTACCGCCAGATGGGCGAACCGGAGCTCGAGGATCTCGCCGACGGCGTCGCCTGGCTGGTCGAACAGAGGGGCGTGGACGCCGGGCGGGTCGGCACCTACGGCGGCAGTTACGGTGGCTTCCTGACCATGATGGCGCTCTTCAAACGGCCGGAGCTCTTCGCGGCCGGGGCGGCGCTGCGGCCGGTGACCGACTGGGCGCACTACAACCAGGGTTACACCTCGGCGATTCTCAACACTCCCGAAGTCGACCCCGAGGCCTACCGCCGGAGCTCACCGATCGAGTTCGCCGCCGGCCTCGCGAAACCACTGCTCATCTGCCACGGCATGGTGGACGACAACGTCGCCTTCCAGGACACCGTCCGCCTCGTCCAGCGCCTGATCGAGCTCGGCAAGACCGACCTCTTCGAGACCGCCATCTACCCGTTGGAACCGCACGCCTTTAAGGAGCCGACGAGCTGGGTGGACGAATACAAACGGATCTTCGAGCTCTTCGAAACTCACCTCAAGTAG
- a CDS encoding serine/threonine protein kinase, with protein sequence MTQPGDESDLFLSLTPERVLDAVEAAGVAVRPLCYPLNSFENRVYEVELADRSRVVAKFYRPQRWTAGAILEEHRFLAELDAEEIPVCPARPFPDGSTLATTAGGIFYTLFDRKGGRAPAELDSRGASRLGMLVGRLHVVGARRPEADRLPLTSEAYVRRDLDWLERAAIVPRRLAARYFAAGRAIADAYDRMSAGVAVLRLHGDLHLGNVLDRDGELRLLDFDDCMIGPAVQDLWLALGGRDTATTTLREEFLESYEQFRRFDRAELRLIEPLRGLRMAHYAAWLARRWHDPIFPRNWPHFGTEESWERETVDLEEQRIVVDRVERGGSIAPPPTAEDEEALTNKDLFWDWNG encoded by the coding sequence GTGACCCAGCCCGGCGACGAGTCCGATCTCTTTCTCTCTCTCACCCCCGAACGCGTACTCGACGCCGTCGAGGCGGCGGGGGTGGCGGTGCGGCCGCTCTGCTATCCGCTGAACTCGTTCGAGAACCGGGTCTACGAGGTGGAGCTCGCCGACCGCTCGCGCGTGGTGGCGAAGTTCTACCGCCCGCAGCGCTGGACGGCGGGAGCGATCCTCGAAGAACACCGGTTCCTCGCCGAGCTCGATGCCGAGGAGATTCCGGTCTGTCCGGCGCGCCCGTTCCCCGACGGCTCGACGCTGGCGACGACCGCAGGGGGGATCTTCTACACCCTGTTCGACCGCAAGGGCGGACGCGCTCCGGCCGAGCTCGACAGCCGGGGCGCCTCGCGTCTCGGCATGCTGGTCGGGCGGTTGCACGTTGTCGGCGCCCGGCGCCCCGAGGCCGACCGGCTCCCTCTCACGAGCGAGGCCTATGTGCGCCGCGACCTCGATTGGCTCGAACGCGCCGCGATCGTGCCGCGCCGGCTCGCCGCGCGCTACTTCGCTGCCGGGCGCGCGATCGCCGACGCCTACGACCGCATGTCCGCCGGCGTGGCGGTGCTCCGCCTGCACGGCGACCTGCACCTGGGCAACGTCCTCGACCGCGACGGCGAGCTCCGTCTGCTCGACTTCGACGACTGCATGATCGGGCCGGCGGTGCAGGATCTCTGGCTCGCCCTGGGCGGCCGCGACACCGCGACCACGACGTTGCGCGAGGAGTTCCTGGAGAGCTACGAGCAGTTCCGGCGGTTCGACCGCGCCGAGCTCCGGCTCATCGAGCCGCTGCGCGGCCTGCGCATGGCGCACTACGCCGCTTGGCTGGCGCGCCGCTGGCACGACCCGATCTTCCCCAGGAACTGGCCGCATTTCGGCACCGAGGAGAGCTGGGAGCGCGAGACCGTCGACCTCGAGGAGCAGCGCATCGTCGTCGACCGCGTCGAGCGCGGGGGCTCGATCGCCCCGCCGCCAACCGCCGAGGACGAAGAGGCGCTCACCAACAAGGACCTCTTCTGGGACTGGAACGGCTGA